One part of the Dyadobacter sp. 676 genome encodes these proteins:
- a CDS encoding potassium-transporting ATPase subunit F encodes MPALFIVSILVFAYMCYVLMRPEKF; translated from the coding sequence ATGCCTGCGCTATTCATCGTCTCGATTCTGGTTTTCGCCTACATGTGCTACGTGCTCATGAGACCCGAAAAATTTTAA
- a CDS encoding sigma-54 dependent transcriptional regulator → MKRILIIDDEEKLRGLMGRVIRLEGFEVIEAADIKTAWKKLDQEDVDVVLCDVKLPDGHGVEFSKALKEKFPALEVILLTAYGNIPDGVQAIKNGAFDYITKGDDNNRIIPLLYKALEKAELNRRVASLEKQLGERRSFDAIIGKSKRLQACIDLARRVAPTDTTVLLLGETGTGKEVFAQSIHQASNRARKSFVAINCSAFGKDLLESEMFGHKAGAFTGAMRDKKGLFEEANNGTIFLDEIGELAPELQAKLLRVLESGEFIKVGDTHPTKVNVRVIAATHRDLPKQIEAGEFRSDLYYRLSVFQITLPALRERTSDIAALANSFATQFALKANKKVGSLSPDFIAALEKSPWNGNIRELKNVIERSVILSDGPVLDIESLPFEMQHPGQNGQNMSAFSLASAEKLHLQKVLNYTNGNKAEAARLLEIGIATLYRKIEEYKL, encoded by the coding sequence ATGAAGCGAATACTAATCATCGATGACGAGGAGAAGCTGAGAGGACTGATGGGGCGCGTGATCAGGCTGGAAGGCTTCGAGGTGATCGAGGCGGCGGATATCAAAACGGCCTGGAAGAAACTGGACCAGGAGGATGTGGATGTAGTGCTTTGCGACGTAAAGCTTCCCGACGGTCATGGGGTTGAGTTTTCGAAGGCGTTGAAAGAAAAATTTCCGGCCCTAGAAGTGATCCTGCTCACTGCCTATGGCAATATCCCCGACGGCGTGCAGGCGATCAAGAACGGCGCATTCGATTACATCACCAAAGGCGACGACAACAACCGGATTATCCCGTTGCTTTACAAAGCGCTCGAAAAGGCGGAGCTGAACCGTCGGGTGGCGAGTTTGGAAAAGCAGCTCGGCGAACGGCGTTCGTTCGATGCGATCATCGGCAAATCCAAACGTCTTCAGGCGTGTATCGACCTTGCGCGCCGCGTGGCACCAACGGATACGACGGTATTGCTGCTCGGCGAAACGGGCACCGGCAAGGAGGTTTTTGCGCAATCCATACACCAGGCCAGTAATCGCGCTAGGAAATCGTTTGTGGCCATTAACTGCTCCGCTTTCGGTAAAGATTTACTTGAAAGCGAAATGTTCGGGCATAAGGCGGGCGCATTTACAGGTGCCATGCGCGACAAAAAAGGGCTCTTCGAGGAAGCTAATAATGGTACCATTTTCCTCGACGAAATCGGAGAGCTGGCGCCGGAGTTGCAGGCAAAGTTGCTCCGCGTGCTCGAATCGGGCGAATTTATCAAAGTCGGGGACACCCATCCCACGAAAGTGAACGTGCGCGTGATAGCCGCCACACACCGGGATTTGCCGAAGCAGATCGAAGCCGGCGAATTTCGCAGCGACTTGTATTACCGCCTTTCCGTTTTCCAGATCACGCTCCCCGCATTACGCGAGCGCACATCGGACATAGCCGCGCTGGCGAATAGTTTTGCTACACAATTTGCATTGAAAGCCAACAAGAAAGTGGGCTCGTTGTCTCCCGATTTTATCGCCGCATTGGAAAAGAGCCCCTGGAACGGCAATATCCGGGAGCTGAAAAACGTGATCGAACGGAGTGTGATCCTTTCCGACGGCCCGGTGCTCGATATAGAAAGCCTGCCTTTCGAAATGCAACATCCGGGGCAAAACGGCCAAAACATGTCGGCATTCTCACTCGCGAGCGCCGAAAAACTGCATTTGCAAAAAGTTCTTAACTACACCAACGGCAACAAAGCCGAGGCCGCAAGGCTGCTGGAAATCGGCATAGCCACTTTGTACCGTAAAATCGAGGAGTACAAACTCTGA
- a CDS encoding response regulator, translated as MSVRGPIISIEDDVDDQFLIRSVVEELDIPNELLFFNNGVDALMYLETTRDQPFLILCDINMPVMNGLEFRERIEKNEYLRKKSIPFVFLSTADNPLVIEAAYGSTIQGFFKKENSFEDLKDRIRVIYDYWSYCLHPNQYL; from the coding sequence ATGTCAGTCAGAGGACCCATTATTTCAATAGAGGACGATGTCGACGATCAATTTCTCATCAGGAGCGTTGTCGAGGAGCTTGACATACCCAACGAGCTTTTATTTTTCAATAACGGGGTCGACGCGCTCATGTACCTCGAAACCACGCGCGATCAGCCGTTCCTCATCCTGTGCGACATTAATATGCCGGTCATGAACGGACTGGAATTCCGTGAACGCATCGAAAAGAATGAGTACCTGCGCAAAAAATCGATTCCGTTTGTGTTTCTCAGCACCGCCGACAATCCGCTGGTGATCGAAGCTGCTTACGGGTCGACGATCCAGGGTTTTTTCAAGAAAGAGAACAGCTTCGAAGATCTCAAAGACCGCATCCGGGTAATCTACGACTATTGGTCTTATTGTTTACACCCTAACCAGTATCTTTAA
- a CDS encoding YceI family protein, translating into MKKQLLTLLTLAILSGSCTDHDEPTTSSNFHLDETSVAEWKGYLKTGYFNEGSIDVESNSLVIEAGKVKSGSFTLPLASIANFNLPTDELKHQLIHHLQSADFFNMALHPNVTFEILSVAPYSGSGAGTVSGANFEVTGHLTLLGKSNPVTFPARIDVNGDSFKLEALTQFDRTLWGMNYATEPGLPDDASIKPGIDVHLKLSGKKH; encoded by the coding sequence ATGAAAAAACAACTTCTTACACTGTTAACACTTGCGATACTATCCGGTTCCTGCACCGACCACGACGAACCGACGACTTCCAGCAACTTCCACCTCGACGAAACCTCCGTGGCGGAATGGAAGGGTTATCTCAAAACGGGATATTTCAATGAAGGCTCCATCGACGTGGAAAGCAACAGCCTGGTGATCGAGGCCGGGAAGGTCAAAAGCGGGTCGTTTACGCTGCCACTGGCGTCCATCGCTAATTTCAACCTGCCTACCGACGAGCTGAAACACCAACTGATCCACCACCTGCAAAGCGCCGATTTCTTCAATATGGCGCTGCATCCGAATGTGACCTTCGAAATTCTGAGCGTGGCGCCCTATTCGGGAAGCGGGGCCGGTACGGTATCAGGCGCCAATTTTGAGGTGACAGGACATTTAACGTTGTTAGGAAAGAGTAATCCGGTGACTTTTCCTGCGCGGATCGACGTGAACGGCGATTCTTTCAAACTGGAGGCGCTGACGCAATTCGACCGGACCCTGTGGGGCATGAACTATGCAACAGAACCCGGCCTGCCGGACGACGCGTCCATCAAGCCGGGTATCGATGTACATTTGAAACTTTCGGGCAAAAAGCATTAG
- a CDS encoding SDR family oxidoreductase, whose product MESASKIALVTGGSRGLGKNMALRLAEKGNDVIIVYRSQAREAEEVVSAIGALGRKAVAVQLDTSDVKSFDGFFTTLSGILRDKWNRSSFDFLINNAGINRPSAFAETTEEDFDELMNVHFKGVYFLSQKALPFIADGGRIVNLSTGLARFSTPGYAAYASMKGAIDTLTRYMAKELGGRGIAVNSVAPGAINTDFTSFENHPGVADFIATITALGRVGEPEDIGGVVAFLCSEDARWITGMRIEVSGGMFL is encoded by the coding sequence ATGGAATCAGCAAGTAAAATAGCATTGGTAACCGGCGGAAGCCGTGGTTTGGGAAAGAATATGGCGCTTCGCCTGGCAGAGAAAGGAAATGATGTGATCATCGTTTACCGAAGTCAGGCGCGGGAAGCGGAAGAAGTAGTGTCCGCCATCGGGGCGCTGGGCCGAAAAGCAGTGGCGGTCCAGCTCGATACGTCGGATGTGAAGTCTTTCGACGGTTTTTTCACGACCCTGTCCGGCATTCTGAGGGACAAGTGGAACCGCTCGTCTTTTGATTTTCTCATCAACAATGCGGGTATTAACCGGCCTTCGGCATTTGCGGAAACAACCGAGGAGGACTTCGACGAACTTATGAATGTACACTTCAAAGGCGTGTATTTCCTTTCGCAAAAGGCACTGCCGTTTATCGCCGATGGTGGCCGGATCGTTAACCTTTCTACCGGTCTGGCGCGTTTTTCCACGCCCGGGTACGCGGCGTATGCGTCTATGAAAGGCGCGATCGACACGCTGACGCGCTACATGGCCAAGGAATTGGGCGGCCGTGGCATTGCGGTCAACTCTGTGGCGCCGGGCGCCATCAACACCGATTTTACGTCGTTCGAAAACCATCCCGGGGTTGCGGATTTCATCGCTACCATTACCGCATTGGGGCGGGTGGGCGAACCGGAAGATATTGGCGGCGTGGTGGCGTTCCTCTGCTCCGAAGACGCGCGCTGGATCACCGGTATGCGGATCGAGGTGTCCGGTGGAATGTTCCTGTGA
- a CDS encoding helix-turn-helix transcriptional regulator has product MVKSDSIEQFYKDTSQLIPERVQREIGHFNIFKTDELYRAAAKNRSMPYNRRAYYKISLIIGRNRAEYADKVIDIERNALLFATPLIPYNYVPQDDNQSGYFCIFSEDFLTQDNSGVRLRELPVFKPGGNPIFFLDDEQIGDIKYIFRKMFREIGSDYAYKYDLLRNYVIELIHFGQKLQPATSLFTEANAYKRVSSLFIELLERQFPVEPPHQKLNLRSAKDYADQLSIHVNYLNKVLKEITGKTTTELITERIIRESKILLKHTDWNISEIAYSLGFEEPSHFNNLFKKHTTLSPRVFRTSI; this is encoded by the coding sequence ATGGTAAAATCGGATAGCATCGAGCAGTTCTATAAGGACACTTCGCAACTTATTCCCGAACGGGTACAGCGGGAGATCGGGCATTTTAATATTTTCAAAACCGACGAATTGTACCGGGCGGCTGCGAAAAACCGTTCGATGCCTTACAATCGGCGGGCCTATTACAAGATCAGCCTCATCATCGGCCGCAACCGGGCGGAATATGCCGATAAGGTGATCGATATCGAGCGTAACGCATTGCTGTTCGCCACGCCGCTTATTCCTTATAACTATGTGCCGCAGGACGACAATCAGTCGGGTTACTTTTGCATTTTCTCGGAGGACTTTCTGACGCAGGACAACAGCGGCGTGCGGCTGCGCGAGTTGCCCGTGTTCAAACCCGGCGGCAATCCGATCTTTTTTCTCGATGACGAACAGATTGGGGATATCAAATACATTTTCAGGAAAATGTTCCGGGAAATCGGGTCGGATTATGCTTACAAGTACGACTTGTTACGGAATTATGTCATCGAACTGATCCATTTCGGGCAGAAGCTGCAACCTGCGACTTCGCTTTTTACGGAGGCCAATGCCTATAAGCGCGTTTCCTCTTTATTTATCGAGTTGCTCGAAAGGCAATTTCCGGTAGAACCTCCCCATCAGAAGCTCAACCTGCGGTCCGCCAAAGATTATGCTGATCAGCTTTCGATCCATGTCAACTATCTCAACAAGGTTTTGAAAGAAATTACGGGCAAAACTACCACGGAGCTTATCACCGAGCGCATTATCAGGGAATCTAAAATCCTTTTGAAGCATACCGACTGGAATATATCGGAAATCGCGTACAGCCTCGGCTTCGAAGAGCCTTCGCATTTCAATAACCTTTTCAAGAAGCATACCACGCTCAGTCCACGGGTGTTTCGGACCTCGATTTGA
- a CDS encoding UBP-type zinc finger domain-containing protein produces MGEVCKHIEAIQEVKVADELVCEDCRKVDGWWVHLRTCQTCGATLCCDSSPAKHMTRHFHRTGHPVASSAEPGENWLWCYVDEVFVESSNG; encoded by the coding sequence ATGGGAGAGGTTTGTAAGCATATCGAAGCTATTCAGGAGGTTAAGGTAGCCGACGAGCTGGTTTGCGAGGATTGCCGAAAAGTGGATGGCTGGTGGGTGCATTTACGTACCTGCCAGACTTGCGGTGCCACGCTATGCTGTGACAGTTCGCCTGCCAAGCACATGACCAGGCATTTTCACCGCACCGGCCACCCCGTGGCATCGTCGGCGGAACCGGGCGAAAACTGGCTATGGTGTTATGTGGATGAGGTTTTTGTGGAGAGCTCGAACGGGTGA
- a CDS encoding FAD-dependent oxidoreductase, translating into MALPIIFSIDDDPQVLRAISRDLKSHYRDKYRILSTTSVAEAMESLLELQNRGDEVAMFISDQRMPEMQGVDFLQKAMKLFPFAKRVLLTAYSDTEAAIKAINDVQLDYYLMKPWDPPEEKLYPPIDELLRDWQGNYRPDFKGIKVIGYQFSPKAHEIKDFLAGNLVPYLWLDAESNETGRKISESNNLCPVDFPVVIFEDGSLLKTPSLIDIAERIGLNPRTKQQIYDVVIIGAGPAGLAASVYGASEGLSTLLIERKAPGGQAGTSSRIENYLGFPTGLSGSELTRRAITQATRFGTEFLSPQFVKEIRLKDKYKTVVLGDGSEVNAKAVVITTGVDYRKLETKGIEEFTGKGIYYGAASTEASSCGNKDVYVLGGGNSAGQAAMYLSKFARNVYILIRRNDLTSSMSSYLIDQIAGTENIAVLGCTEIVEAQGGDHLEHLKLVDLNTKEERTVDADALFIFIGARPFTDWVGLEIIKNKKGFIETGREMKNYEHFKEIWKVDRDPYLLETSSPGIFAAGDVRAGAMNRVTSAVGEGSMSISFVHQYLNEV; encoded by the coding sequence ATGGCTTTGCCCATTATCTTTTCGATTGACGACGATCCGCAGGTGCTCCGCGCGATCAGCCGCGACCTGAAATCCCATTACCGTGACAAATACCGAATACTGAGCACCACTTCCGTAGCCGAGGCGATGGAGAGCCTGCTCGAATTGCAGAACCGGGGCGATGAGGTCGCCATGTTCATATCGGATCAGAGAATGCCTGAAATGCAGGGTGTGGACTTTCTCCAGAAGGCGATGAAACTTTTCCCGTTTGCAAAAAGGGTGCTATTGACGGCCTATTCGGATACGGAAGCGGCTATCAAGGCGATCAACGACGTCCAGCTCGATTATTACCTTATGAAACCCTGGGACCCGCCGGAGGAAAAACTTTATCCGCCGATCGACGAGTTGCTGCGCGACTGGCAGGGCAATTACCGGCCGGATTTCAAGGGTATTAAAGTAATAGGTTACCAATTCTCACCCAAGGCGCACGAGATCAAGGACTTCCTGGCGGGGAACCTGGTGCCCTATCTGTGGCTGGACGCAGAATCGAACGAAACCGGCCGGAAGATTTCCGAAAGCAATAATCTTTGTCCCGTGGATTTCCCGGTGGTGATTTTCGAAGACGGTTCGCTTTTGAAGACCCCGTCGCTGATCGATATCGCGGAGCGTATCGGCTTGAATCCCAGGACCAAGCAACAGATTTACGATGTCGTAATCATCGGTGCGGGCCCGGCCGGGCTGGCGGCGTCCGTTTACGGGGCCTCGGAGGGATTAAGTACTTTATTGATCGAGCGGAAAGCGCCTGGCGGACAGGCCGGTACAAGTTCCAGGATCGAGAATTACCTGGGCTTTCCAACGGGCCTCAGCGGCTCGGAACTGACGCGCCGGGCCATTACTCAGGCGACGCGCTTCGGTACGGAGTTTCTTTCGCCGCAGTTTGTGAAGGAGATCAGGTTGAAGGATAAATATAAAACCGTGGTTCTCGGCGACGGCAGCGAAGTGAATGCGAAAGCAGTGGTGATCACCACCGGCGTTGACTACCGGAAGCTTGAAACCAAGGGTATCGAGGAATTTACCGGCAAGGGCATTTACTACGGCGCAGCCAGCACGGAGGCCAGCTCTTGCGGTAACAAGGACGTATATGTACTTGGGGGAGGCAATTCGGCGGGGCAGGCGGCCATGTATTTGTCGAAATTCGCCAGAAACGTGTACATATTGATCAGGAGGAACGACCTGACGTCGTCGATGTCGTCTTACCTGATCGACCAGATCGCGGGGACCGAGAACATCGCCGTACTGGGCTGCACGGAGATTGTGGAAGCGCAGGGCGGCGACCATCTGGAGCATTTGAAACTGGTGGACCTGAATACGAAAGAGGAACGCACGGTGGATGCCGACGCGTTGTTCATTTTCATCGGTGCCAGGCCGTTCACCGACTGGGTAGGGCTCGAAATCATCAAAAACAAGAAGGGTTTCATCGAAACCGGCCGCGAGATGAAGAATTACGAACATTTCAAGGAAATCTGGAAGGTGGACCGGGACCCCTACCTGCTGGAAACCAGCTCACCCGGCATTTTTGCCGCGGGCGACGTGCGTGCGGGCGCGATGAACCGCGTGACATCCGCGGTGGGTGAAGGGTCGATGTCTATCAGTTTTGTTCATCAATACTTAAACGAAGTATAA
- a CDS encoding ATP-binding protein has translation MKDITVQDLLAIEVFKDVPESQLQWMIDRSRHYELPEGELMTRPGEPLSGTHIIISGRIELYRIQNNTKHIIAQLVPGTVTGMLPFSRGKIGIAYGVCLETTQLMTFPKELLRELITSHYELTQALVIVMTSRVREFTELEQQNEKMMALGKLSAGLAHELNNPAAAIVRSSASLKEHLLMQPDSFKSLLSIHLSHEEIDLINDKMVRLLSNPDRPVLSMMRRSEKEDEILDWLDANHIDGCDDIADNLVEFGVGEEDLEELKSRINHTDLSPVLTWINNSLTTERMVADIQEASKRIAELVGSVKTFTHMDRGGERELIDIHAGIRNTLIMLNYKLKKGGIKVTEDFDLSLPPVKAMVGELNQVWTNLIDNAIDALENQPDPELTLITRRDKEFVKVTVCDNGPGVPAEIRSRIFDPFFTTKSVGKGTGLGLDVVSRIVRQHRGTVTLHSQPGRTEFVVCFPFNG, from the coding sequence ATGAAGGATATCACTGTTCAGGATTTACTGGCTATCGAGGTTTTCAAGGATGTGCCTGAGAGCCAGCTGCAATGGATGATCGATCGCAGCCGGCATTACGAATTGCCGGAGGGCGAACTGATGACGCGTCCGGGAGAACCGCTTTCGGGTACACATATTATCATTTCGGGCCGCATCGAATTATACCGGATCCAGAACAACACTAAACACATTATCGCGCAGCTTGTGCCCGGCACGGTAACGGGTATGCTGCCGTTTTCGAGGGGAAAAATCGGGATCGCATATGGTGTATGCCTCGAAACCACGCAACTGATGACCTTTCCGAAGGAGTTGCTGCGTGAGCTGATCACCTCCCATTACGAGCTCACACAGGCGCTCGTGATCGTGATGACGTCGCGCGTGCGGGAGTTTACCGAGCTCGAACAGCAAAATGAAAAGATGATGGCGCTGGGTAAGCTGTCGGCCGGACTGGCGCATGAGCTCAACAATCCGGCGGCGGCGATCGTCCGAAGCTCCGCGTCGTTGAAAGAACATCTGCTGATGCAGCCCGATTCGTTCAAATCGCTGCTTTCGATCCATTTGTCGCATGAGGAGATCGACCTGATCAATGACAAAATGGTGCGTTTGCTGAGCAATCCCGACCGCCCGGTGTTATCGATGATGAGGCGGTCGGAAAAGGAGGACGAAATACTCGACTGGCTGGATGCGAACCATATCGACGGCTGCGACGATATCGCGGACAACCTGGTTGAGTTCGGGGTGGGGGAAGAAGACCTGGAAGAGCTCAAAAGCAGGATCAACCATACCGACCTTTCGCCCGTGCTGACCTGGATCAACAACAGCCTTACCACCGAGCGGATGGTGGCCGACATCCAGGAAGCATCCAAGCGCATTGCCGAGCTCGTGGGCTCGGTAAAAACTTTCACCCATATGGACCGCGGCGGCGAGCGGGAGCTTATCGATATCCACGCCGGCATCCGCAATACGCTCATTATGCTGAATTACAAGCTGAAAAAAGGAGGGATCAAGGTAACGGAGGATTTCGACCTCTCGCTGCCGCCGGTCAAGGCGATGGTAGGCGAGCTTAACCAGGTCTGGACGAACCTGATCGATAATGCGATCGATGCGCTTGAAAACCAGCCGGACCCCGAATTGACGCTCATCACACGCCGCGATAAGGAGTTTGTGAAAGTAACCGTATGCGACAATGGTCCCGGCGTGCCAGCGGAGATCCGTTCCAGGATCTTCGATCCGTTTTTTACGACCAAATCGGTCGGAAAAGGTACGGGGCTCGGGCTCGATGTGGTTAGCCGGATTGTGCGGCAACATCGCGGGACCGTAACGCTGCATTCGCAGCCGGGCCGCACCGAGTTTGTGGTTTGTTTCCCATTTAATGGATAA
- a CDS encoding DUF72 domain-containing protein codes for MERNIHIGTSGWSYKHWKEIFYPKDVKPAEYLAFYARHFPVSEINNSFYRLPAKETVGKWVASVPADFMFCPKMSRYLSHLKKLHDPREPLERFFDVFGDFKKHLGPILVQLPANSRFGADVAGAFYEETDHYKDFRFALEVRHPSWFSEESIRLMKKHRVSLVFSQADKFPYLEEITAKDIYLRFHGPTSLYSSPYSDEVMEEYAGKFAAWAEEGHRVWAFFNNDVGGHALDNARKLQQLVDARIHEPAH; via the coding sequence GTGGAGCGAAACATACACATCGGCACATCGGGGTGGAGCTACAAGCACTGGAAGGAAATCTTTTACCCGAAGGATGTGAAACCTGCGGAATATCTGGCATTTTATGCCCGACATTTCCCCGTTTCGGAGATCAATAACAGCTTCTACCGGCTGCCTGCAAAGGAGACCGTCGGAAAGTGGGTCGCGTCGGTGCCTGCCGACTTCATGTTTTGCCCCAAAATGAGCAGGTACCTGAGCCATTTGAAGAAACTGCACGACCCGCGCGAACCGCTGGAACGTTTTTTCGACGTTTTTGGCGATTTCAAAAAGCACCTCGGTCCGATCCTGGTCCAGCTTCCGGCCAACTCGCGGTTCGGTGCCGATGTCGCGGGCGCATTCTACGAAGAAACCGACCACTATAAAGATTTTCGTTTCGCGCTGGAAGTACGGCACCCGTCGTGGTTTTCGGAAGAAAGTATCCGTTTAATGAAAAAGCACCGGGTCAGCCTCGTCTTTTCACAGGCCGACAAGTTTCCCTATCTGGAAGAAATCACCGCGAAGGACATTTACCTGAGATTCCACGGCCCGACCTCGCTTTACAGTTCCCCCTATTCCGACGAAGTCATGGAAGAGTATGCAGGAAAATTTGCCGCCTGGGCAGAGGAAGGTCATCGGGTTTGGGCGTTTTTTAACAACGACGTCGGCGGCCACGCACTCGACAATGCGCGGAAATTACAGCAACTCGTCGACGCCAGGATACACGAACCGGCCCATTAA
- a CDS encoding DNA polymerase ligase N-terminal domain-containing protein, whose amino-acid sequence MSLTKYNEKRSFDRTPEPKGGKAGSDQLIFVVQKHDASRLHYDFRLEMEGVLKSWAVPKGPSTDPSVKRLAMMVEDHPYDYKDFEGIIPEGNYGAGTVMVWDFGTYEPLEEAEGKKAKEKLLLRGLHAGSLKFRLNGKKLKGEFALVKTKGMEENSWLLIKHRDRYASEEDITGKDRSAVSRRTLEGIEKAGDAVWESNREEKKTSKSAHKTKTAENEAKDPAEDAAKEKKVRTST is encoded by the coding sequence ATGAGCCTCACTAAATACAACGAAAAACGTTCCTTCGACAGAACTCCCGAGCCGAAAGGCGGCAAAGCCGGTAGCGACCAGCTCATTTTCGTGGTCCAGAAACACGATGCCTCCCGCCTGCACTACGATTTCCGGCTGGAAATGGAGGGCGTCCTCAAAAGTTGGGCAGTACCCAAGGGCCCGTCGACCGACCCGTCGGTAAAGCGGCTGGCAATGATGGTAGAAGACCACCCCTACGATTACAAGGACTTCGAAGGCATCATCCCGGAAGGTAATTACGGTGCCGGGACGGTCATGGTCTGGGATTTCGGCACCTATGAGCCATTGGAAGAAGCCGAAGGCAAAAAAGCGAAGGAAAAATTGCTGCTGAGAGGACTGCACGCGGGCTCGTTGAAATTCAGGTTGAACGGCAAAAAGCTGAAAGGCGAATTTGCGCTGGTGAAAACGAAGGGAATGGAGGAAAATTCCTGGCTGCTGATCAAGCACCGGGATCGATACGCGTCGGAAGAGGACATTACCGGAAAAGACCGCTCCGCCGTTTCGCGCAGGACGCTGGAAGGCATTGAAAAAGCCGGCGACGCGGTTTGGGAAAGCAATCGTGAGGAGAAAAAAACTTCGAAATCGGCGCACAAAACGAAAACAGCCGAAAACGAAGCGAAAGATCCGGCCGAAGATGCGGCGAAAGAAAAAAAAGTCCGGACGTCGACATAG